In Numida meleagris isolate 19003 breed g44 Domestic line chromosome 3, NumMel1.0, whole genome shotgun sequence, the following are encoded in one genomic region:
- the ZC3H12D gene encoding probable ribonuclease ZC3H12D isoform X1 translates to MPARMALASSFSSKPVPPGSRGVSTAGAEVHQSKLDFFCKLGYGKQDICKVLENLGQEALEDDVLKELIRMGSKPQALESQAQPPPLKLVARGSCSTSPVPKWLGEEEGDSSSHLRAIVIDGSNVAMSHGNKEVFSCWGIRLAVDWFRERGHTYIKVFVPLWRKEPSRQDSPIADQHILEELEKQSILVYTPSRKVKGKRVVCYDDRYIVKVAYEKDGVIVSNDHYRDLQNENPEWKWFIEQRLLMYSFVSNRFMPPDDPLGRHGPTLNTFLSKKPALPESTWQPCPYGKKCTYGNKCKFYHPERLHQAQLSVADELRARTKVPISLGKEKEMCNCSPYRTGRQPMPHDTVTETLQGASRGMRASGYAAWSPGSYHTRPVEAWAISSNRGLELDQKPPEALRDRPLVAEMAALSISDKAYSGTRPVCTSQDREVSDSPHRCCSLRHNPFLLHHHHRSDCTCLPGSPFQHSVLPPTRGRHLEHRWPQECWSDGAQPGPALEAQQHLPLPSVMPLAEPLQEYRERPQRCFPSQPFLLNDGSRLDFFQKACAQPTAAYCGYWPPHAARPPSAQQASAHRELCAIFPCAEVNQVMAPHPEIKDIYH, encoded by the exons ATGCCTGCTAGGATGGCCCTGGCCAGTTCATTTTCCAGCAAGCCAGTACCGCCAGGTTCCAGAGGAGTTTCTACAGCAGGGGCAGAAGTGCACCAGAGCAAGCTGGACTTTTTCTGCAAGCTAGGCTATGGTAAGCAGGACATCTGCAAAGTGCTGGAGAACCTGGGCCAGGAGGCCCTGGAGGATGATGTGCTCAAAGAGCTGATACGGATGGGGAGCAAACCTCAAGCTCTGGAGAGCCAGGCTCAGCCTCCCCCGCTAAAACTTGTCGCCCGTGGGTCGTGCAGCACTTCACCAGTGCCAAAGtggcttggagaagaggaaggtgaTTCCTCCAGTCACTTGAGAGCCATTGTGATTGATGGCAGCAATGTTGCAATGAG CCATGGAAACAAAGAGGTCTTCTCCTGCTGGGGGATCCGCCTGGCAGTGGACTGGTTCCGAGAAAGGGGGCACACCTACATCAAGGTTTTTGTCCCTCTCTGGAGGAAGGAGCCCTCTCGACAAGACAGTCCTATTGCAG ATCAGCACATTCTTGAAGAGCTTGAAAAGCAATCAATCCTTGTGTATACCCCATCTCGGAAGGTGAAAGGCAAGAGGGTAGTTTGCTACGATGATCGCTATATTGTGAAGGTTGCTTATGAAAAAGACGGGGTCATTGTTTCTAATGACCATTACCGAGATCTCCAGAATGAAAATCCTGAGTGGAAATGGTTTATAGAGCAGCGACTGCTCATGTACTCTTTTGTCAGTAATAG gTTTATGCCTCCCGATGATCCGCTAGGCCGGCATGGACCTACTCTTAATACTTTCCTCAGCAAAAAGCCGGCGCTTCCTGAATCTACATGGCAACCTTGTCCCTACG gTAAAAAATGCACTTACGGTAACAAATGCAAGTTTTACCATCCGGAGAGGCTGCATCAAGCTCAGCTGTCAGTTGCTGATGAGCTCAGAGCCAGAACAAAAGTGCCCATAagcctggggaaggagaaggagatgtGCAACTGCTCTCCATATCGGACTGGAAGACAGCCTATGCCTCACGACACTGTCACAGAAACTCTGCAGGGAGCCAGCAGGGGCATGAGGGCCTCTGGCTATGCAGCATGGTCCCCAGGCAGCTACCACACACGGCCGGTCGAGGCCTGGGCCATCAGCTCCAACCGTGGCCTGGAGCTGGACCAGAAACCACCAGAAGCCCTGAGAGACCGACCCCTGGTGGCAGAGATGGCAGCACTCTCCATCAGTGACAAGGCGTACTCTGGAACCAGACCAGTGTGCACCTCGCAGGACAGAGAGGTGTCTGACAGCCCTCATCGCTGTTGCAGCCTGAGGCACAACCCATTCCTGctgcaccaccaccaccgctCGGACTGCACCTGCTTACCAGGGAGCCCTTTCCAGCACTCGGTGCTCCCGCCCACTCGAGGCAGGCACCTGGAGCACCGCTGGCCCCAGGAGTGCTGGTCTGATGGGGCCCAACCTGGCCCAGCCctggaggcacagcagcacctcccaCTGCCCTCTGTGATGCCCCTGGCTGAGCCACTGCAAGAGTACAGAGAGCGGCCCCAGCGCTGTTTCCCCAGCCAGCCCTTTCTGCTGAATGATGGCAGCAGGCTTGACTTCTTCCAGAAAGCCTGTGCTCAGCCCACTGCTGCTTACTGTGGCTACTGGCCACCCCATGCTGCAAGACCTCCTTCTGCCCAGCAAGCCAGTGCCCACAGGGAGCTGTGCGCTATTTTCCCCTGTGCCGAAGTGAATCAAGTGATGGCACCGCATCCTGAGATTAAGGATATCTATCACTAG
- the ZC3H12D gene encoding probable ribonuclease ZC3H12D isoform X2 — protein MAPWGLGSHGNKEVFSCWGIRLAVDWFRERGHTYIKVFVPLWRKEPSRQDSPIADQHILEELEKQSILVYTPSRKVKGKRVVCYDDRYIVKVAYEKDGVIVSNDHYRDLQNENPEWKWFIEQRLLMYSFVSNRFMPPDDPLGRHGPTLNTFLSKKPALPESTWQPCPYGKKCTYGNKCKFYHPERLHQAQLSVADELRARTKVPISLGKEKEMCNCSPYRTGRQPMPHDTVTETLQGASRGMRASGYAAWSPGSYHTRPVEAWAISSNRGLELDQKPPEALRDRPLVAEMAALSISDKAYSGTRPVCTSQDREVSDSPHRCCSLRHNPFLLHHHHRSDCTCLPGSPFQHSVLPPTRGRHLEHRWPQECWSDGAQPGPALEAQQHLPLPSVMPLAEPLQEYRERPQRCFPSQPFLLNDGSRLDFFQKACAQPTAAYCGYWPPHAARPPSAQQASAHRELCAIFPCAEVNQVMAPHPEIKDIYH, from the exons CCATGGAAACAAAGAGGTCTTCTCCTGCTGGGGGATCCGCCTGGCAGTGGACTGGTTCCGAGAAAGGGGGCACACCTACATCAAGGTTTTTGTCCCTCTCTGGAGGAAGGAGCCCTCTCGACAAGACAGTCCTATTGCAG ATCAGCACATTCTTGAAGAGCTTGAAAAGCAATCAATCCTTGTGTATACCCCATCTCGGAAGGTGAAAGGCAAGAGGGTAGTTTGCTACGATGATCGCTATATTGTGAAGGTTGCTTATGAAAAAGACGGGGTCATTGTTTCTAATGACCATTACCGAGATCTCCAGAATGAAAATCCTGAGTGGAAATGGTTTATAGAGCAGCGACTGCTCATGTACTCTTTTGTCAGTAATAG gTTTATGCCTCCCGATGATCCGCTAGGCCGGCATGGACCTACTCTTAATACTTTCCTCAGCAAAAAGCCGGCGCTTCCTGAATCTACATGGCAACCTTGTCCCTACG gTAAAAAATGCACTTACGGTAACAAATGCAAGTTTTACCATCCGGAGAGGCTGCATCAAGCTCAGCTGTCAGTTGCTGATGAGCTCAGAGCCAGAACAAAAGTGCCCATAagcctggggaaggagaaggagatgtGCAACTGCTCTCCATATCGGACTGGAAGACAGCCTATGCCTCACGACACTGTCACAGAAACTCTGCAGGGAGCCAGCAGGGGCATGAGGGCCTCTGGCTATGCAGCATGGTCCCCAGGCAGCTACCACACACGGCCGGTCGAGGCCTGGGCCATCAGCTCCAACCGTGGCCTGGAGCTGGACCAGAAACCACCAGAAGCCCTGAGAGACCGACCCCTGGTGGCAGAGATGGCAGCACTCTCCATCAGTGACAAGGCGTACTCTGGAACCAGACCAGTGTGCACCTCGCAGGACAGAGAGGTGTCTGACAGCCCTCATCGCTGTTGCAGCCTGAGGCACAACCCATTCCTGctgcaccaccaccaccgctCGGACTGCACCTGCTTACCAGGGAGCCCTTTCCAGCACTCGGTGCTCCCGCCCACTCGAGGCAGGCACCTGGAGCACCGCTGGCCCCAGGAGTGCTGGTCTGATGGGGCCCAACCTGGCCCAGCCctggaggcacagcagcacctcccaCTGCCCTCTGTGATGCCCCTGGCTGAGCCACTGCAAGAGTACAGAGAGCGGCCCCAGCGCTGTTTCCCCAGCCAGCCCTTTCTGCTGAATGATGGCAGCAGGCTTGACTTCTTCCAGAAAGCCTGTGCTCAGCCCACTGCTGCTTACTGTGGCTACTGGCCACCCCATGCTGCAAGACCTCCTTCTGCCCAGCAAGCCAGTGCCCACAGGGAGCTGTGCGCTATTTTCCCCTGTGCCGAAGTGAATCAAGTGATGGCACCGCATCCTGAGATTAAGGATATCTATCACTAG